Proteins encoded within one genomic window of Arachis ipaensis cultivar K30076 chromosome B08, Araip1.1, whole genome shotgun sequence:
- the LOC107611997 gene encoding RING-H2 finger protein ATL40-like encodes MSGYDVDGHRNHDNYPSSSDRSYSNKKILVMAVASLTMVIIVVLALHIYARVVLRRQARRRFAIHQLSLTVQAQAQAQAHEYNTGLDPNVIASLPTFIYKRKKREEDDEDGECAVCLSGVEDEQEVRLLPNCKHSFHVACIDTWLASHSTCPICRTKAEPIIGLQLQPHPREPPILVHDDASTFEATSDNNNNAAIVGKNITGSSVSRFSSSFRRILSRDRSSSTRIQPSIITHLDDHDLESQ; translated from the coding sequence aTGAGTGGTTACGATGTTGATGGCCATAGAAACCATGACAACTACCCATCATCATCGGATCGAAGCTACTCGAACAAAAAAATCTTGGTGATGGCCGTAGCTTCCTTAACAATGGTCATCATCGTGGTCTTGGCCCTTCACATCTACGCAAGGGTGGTTCTGAGACGCCAAGCTCGAAGAAGATTCGCCATTCACCAACTCAGCCTCACCGTACAAGCCCAAGCCCAAGCCCAAGCCCACGAATACAACACAGGCCTGGACCCTAACGTCATAGCCTCTCTCCCCACCTTCATCTACAAacgaaaaaagagagaagaagatgatgaagatggCGAGTGTGCTGTGTGTTTGAGTGGTGTAGAAGATGAACAAGAGGTGAGGTTGCTGCCGAATTGCAAGCACAGTTTCCATGTTGCTTGCATAGATACATGGCTGGCTTCTCATTCCACGTGTCCAATTTGTAGAACCAAGGCTGAACCAATCATAGGCCTTCAACTTCAACCTCACCCTCGTGAGCCTCCTATTCTTGTTCATGATGATGCTTCAACTTTTGAAGCTACTTCTGATAATAACAACAATGCTGCTATTGTGGGTAAGAACATTACTGGTTCTTCTGTTTCAAGATTCAGCAGCTCCTTTAGAAGGATACTAAGTAGGGATAGATCTTCTAGCACAAGAATTCAACCTTCCATAATTACTCATCTTGATGATCATGATTTAGAGAGCCAGTAA
- the LOC107614190 gene encoding basic leucine zipper 34, with protein MAQLPPKIPNMSPTWPDFPSPQKMPPPSLNASQYQLPQNPSWVDEFLDFSSARRGAHRRSVSDSITFLEVPLLAGENCRGDGAVPPRDNEESEFEKFDDEQFMSMFTDEIANGGGIPMPPTMSSSNTTSDEKETSYQNEVNVKKNSKDEQEQEMKLNLKNEADEVESQCKVEEESNNALPSNNTNNLASSNDRITDPKRVKRILANRQSAQRSRVRKLQYISELERSVTSLQAEVSVLSPRVAFLDHQRLLLNVDNSAIKQRIAALAQDKIFKDAHQEALKREIERLRQVYHQQNLQKMENNNNAPCSSPLRASPPSPSPSPRQNEQILNV; from the exons ATGGCGCAATTGCCTCCCAAGATTCCAAATATGTCGCCAACCTGGCCGGACTTCCCTTCCCCTCAGAAAATGCCACCGCCGTCTCTCAATGCAAGCCAATATCAGCTTCCTCAGAACCCGTCCTGGGTGGACGAGTTCCTAGACTTCTCCTCTGCCAGACGAGGCGCGCATCGCAGGTCGGTGAGCGACTCGATCACCTTCCTGGAGGTGCCGTTGCTGGCAGGGGAAAATTGTCGCGGGGACGGTGCCGTCCCCCCAAGGGATAATGAGGAGAGTGAATTCGAAAAGTTCGACGATGAACAATTCATGTCGATGTTCACGGACGAGATTGCTAATGGTGGGGGTATTCCGATGCCGCCAACGATGTCGTCTTCAAACACTACAAGCGACGAGAAAGAAACGAGTTACCAGAATGAGGTTAATGTGAAGAAGAATTCGAAGGATGAGCAAGAACAGgaaatgaaattgaatttgaagaaTGAAGCAGATGAGGTTGAAAGCCAATGTAAAGTGGAAGAAGAAAGTAATAATGCGCTGCCTTCAAACAACACCAACAATCTTGCTTCTTCCAATGACCGAATTACTGATCCCAAGAGAGTCAAAAG AATTTTGGCAAATAGACAATCTGCACAAAGATCGAGAGTGAGAAAGCTGCAATACATATCAGAATTAGAGAGGAGTGTAACTTCATTACAG GCGGAAGTTTCAGTGCTGTCACCACGGGTTGCATTCTTAGATCATCAGCGTTTGCTTCTAAATGTTGACAATAGTGCTATTAAGCAAAGAATCGCCGCCCTTGCCCAAGACAAGATTTTCAAAGATG CTCATCAAGAAGCACTGAAGAGGGAGATAGAGAGACTGAGGCAAGTGTATCACCAACAGAACCTTCAGAAGATGGAAAACAATAACAATGCACCATGCTCATCACCGTTACGAGCGTCGCCGCCGTCGCCATCGCCGTCGCCAAGGCAGAATGAACAGATTCTCAATGTTTGA
- the LOC110265232 gene encoding uncharacterized protein LOC110265232 codes for MEEENDTPLLNANGNQPFANLTHQEPKTRFMTRTLKPVPFKPSKNLNFARHEKLLRRIGLWDFAHLEFDRHIRVDLIEQLVDSYEPSLRCGYVNGVRVSANRTQLGIALKLLPLKEEKGEIFGQVLEGLDFAESVQFLEEFMWNWMVLDDDDDDDEGVMVMPDEVLECESLIREGHFGKVDWVGLIWSMVEREMREVGLVKCYYASHLQLLIQVQCEELLKEVPLVIEVDDEFQEHNTELSSGNVKLQKKSIEGDEEILDFGLDDHLGKPILLQCDVNVNSFDYGKEKDDEEYENDSLELNSERDFISSQDDLEMTSGSLFVGKGHKRAIELDYDNTNLSLSGNNKKLRIDNNPCNNAEPVDFDACMARMQDWMGKAALMYATKNRSCEDSAMSLQNLLNEIQNRDNKIEDLRRTMVDERKKGQMNLYRLQKELDMMASLLEEYRKALRETHKAFAEYRAIIKHKPITKKGQLKKKHLAIEQSLKEDHVKTIA; via the coding sequence ATGGAAGAAGAAAACGACACTCCTCTTCTCAACGCAAACGGCAACCAACCCTTCGCGAACCTAACCCATCAGGAACCGAAGACCCGGTTCATGACCCGAACACTCAAACCTGTTCCTTTCAAACCTTCTAAAAACCTCAACTTTGCGCGCCACGAGAAGCTCTTAAGGCGAATCGGTCTCTGGGACTTCGCGCATCTCGAATTCGATCGCCACATTCGGGTTGATCTCATAGAACAGCTTGTAGATAGTTACGAACCTTCCCTACGATGCGGTTACGTCAACGGTGTTAGGGTTTCGGCGAATCGAACTCAATTGGGGATAGCGCTGAAGCTGCTGCCCCTGAAGGAGGAGAAAGGTGAGATTTTTGGACAAGTGTTGGAAGGTTTGGACTTTGCTGAATCGGTTCAATTCCTTGAGGAGTTTATGTGGAATTGGATGGTtctggatgatgatgatgatgatgatgagggtgtGATGGTGATGCCTGATGAAGTTTTGGAGTGTGAAAGTTTGATCAGGGAAGGCCATTTTGGGAAGGTTGATTGGGTTGGGTTGATATGGAGCATGGTAGAGAGGGAGATGAGGGAGGTTGGGTTGGTTAAGTGTTACTATGCCTCTCATTTGCAGCTCTTGATCCAGGTGCAATGTGAGGAGTTGTTGAAGGAAGTTCCTTTGGTAATAGAGGTTGATGATGAGTTTCAGGAGCATAATACTGAACTCAGTTCAGGGAATGTTAAATTACAAAAGAAGAGTATTGAAGGGGACGAGGAAATTTTGGATTTTGGTTTGGATGATCATCTGGGTAAGCCGATTTTGCTGCAATGTGATGTTAATGTGAATAGTTTCGACTACGGGAAAGAGAAAGATGATGAAGAGTATGAGAATGATTCTTTGGAGTTGAATTCTGAAAGAGACTTTATCTCTTCTCAGGATGATCTTGAAATGACTTCCGGAAGTTTATTTGTTGGTAAGGGTCACAAGAGAGCAATTGAATTGGATTATGATAACACAAATCTTTCTTTGAGTGGCAATAACAAGAAGCTGAGAATAGATAATAATCCATGTAATAATGCTGAGCCTGTTGACTTTGATGCCTGTATGGCACGGATGCAAGATTGGATGGGGAAGGCTGCATTGATGTATGCAACAAAGAACAGGTCTTGTGAAGACTCTGCAATGAGTCTACAGAACCTACTAAACGAGATTCAGAACCGCGACAACAAGATAGAGGATTTGCGCAGGACAATGGTGGATGAAAGAAAGAAGGGACAGATGAATTTGTATAGACTACAGAAGGAACTTGACATGATGGCAAGTCTTCTGGAGGAATACAGAAAGGCCTTGAGGGAAACTCACAAGGCTTTTGCCGAATACAGAGCAATCATCAAGCACAAGCCGATCACCAAGAAGGGacagttgaagaagaagcatTTGGCCATTGAACAGAGCTTGAAGGAGGACCACGTAAAAacaattgcatga
- the LOC107613983 gene encoding pentatricopeptide repeat-containing protein At1g06270 isoform X2 produces MVFAATMHRFLLPFHPLLNQCHLVRSVSSLQKLEKDIRAEVEAKNYVKIPDLLIPLESCHSSKNNPFSFFSSFSQNMQVQVIDEMLQSFIPLRPRSKPKIALSFLLTYTLQSSHPLPIALAVLQRTLRSGCFPVPQTHVLLTSAWLDHRCLSHSVANVLLEMQSIGYHPDCGTCNYLLSSLCAVGQLAEAVKVLNGMGGAGCIPDFNSYGIVIGAISRARKTAEAVDLMKQMVVKYGLTPGQGTLVKLFAALRANREIWKAVEIIELLEKEGHSVGFESYEAVIEGCLEKHEYVLAGKVAMGMTERGFIPYIKARQKIIEGLASIGEWKIACAVRQRFTSLKS; encoded by the coding sequence ATGGTGTTTGCAGCTACAATGCATAGGTTTCTTTTACCTTTCCACCCTCTTTTGAACCAGTGCCATTTGGTACGTTCGGTGTCATCACTGCAAAAGCTTGAGAAGGATATTAGAGCTGAAGTGGAAGCCAAAAACTATGTTAAAATCCCTGACCTTCTCATTCCCTTAGAGTCCTGTCATAGTTCAAAGAAtaatcctttttctttcttttcttcattttcccAGAACATGCAAGTGCAAGTTATTGATGAAATGTTGCAATCTTTTATACCTCTCAGACCTCGCTCTAAGCCTAAGATAGCCCTTTCCTTCTTGCTAACTTACACCCTCCAAAGTTCTCATCCGCTCCCAATTGCACTTGCTGTCTTACAACGGACTCTGCGTTCTGGCTGCTTTCCAGTTCCTCAGACACATGTTCTCCTCACTTCTGCTTGGTTGGATCACCGTTGTCTCTCTCATTCTGTAGCTAATGTTTTGCTTGAGATGCAATCAATTGGATATCATCCTGACTGTGGGACTTGTAATTATCTACTATCGTCTCTTTGTGCAGTTGGTCAATTGGCAGAGGCAGTTAAAGTCTTGAATGGCATGGGTGGAGCAGGATGTATTCCCGATTTTAATAGTTATGGCATTGTAATTGGTGCAATAAGCAGAGCCAGAAAGACTGCTGAGGCAGTGGACTTGATGAAGCAAATGGTTGTGAAATATGGGTTGACTCCAGGACAGGGAACACTAGTGAAATTGTTTGCAGCATTGCGGGCAAACAGGGAGATATGGAAAGCTGTTGAGATTATTGAGTTACTGGAGAAAGAGGGTCACTCTGTTGGGTTCGAGAGTTATGAGGCAGTCATTGAAGGGTGCTTGGAGAAACATGAGTATGTTTTAGCTGGAAAGGTTGCAATGGGAATGACAGAAAGAGGTTTTATACCATATATCAAGGCCAGGCAGAAAATAATTGAAGGCCTAGCTAGCATAGGAGAGTGGAAGATAGCTTGTGCTGTGAGACAAAGATTCACATCACTAAAATCTTAG
- the LOC107613983 gene encoding pentatricopeptide repeat-containing protein At1g06270 isoform X3 encodes MHRFLLPFHPLLNQCHLVRSVSSLQKLEKDIRAEVEAKNYVKIPDLLIPLESCHSSKNNPFSFFSSFSQNMQVQVIDEMLQSFIPLRPRSKPKIALSFLLTYTLQSSHPLPIALAVLQRTLRSGCFPVPQTHVLLTSAWLDHRCLSHSVANVLLEMQSIGYHPDCGTCNYLLSSLCAVGQLAEAVKVLNGMGGAGCIPDFNSYGIVIGAISRARKTAEAVDLMKQMVVKYGLTPGQGTLVKLFAALRANREIWKAVEIIELLEKEGHSVGFESYEAVIEGCLEKHEYVLAGKVAMGMTERGFIPYIKARQKIIEGLASIGEWKIACAVRQRFTSLKS; translated from the coding sequence ATGCATAGGTTTCTTTTACCTTTCCACCCTCTTTTGAACCAGTGCCATTTGGTACGTTCGGTGTCATCACTGCAAAAGCTTGAGAAGGATATTAGAGCTGAAGTGGAAGCCAAAAACTATGTTAAAATCCCTGACCTTCTCATTCCCTTAGAGTCCTGTCATAGTTCAAAGAAtaatcctttttctttcttttcttcattttcccAGAACATGCAAGTGCAAGTTATTGATGAAATGTTGCAATCTTTTATACCTCTCAGACCTCGCTCTAAGCCTAAGATAGCCCTTTCCTTCTTGCTAACTTACACCCTCCAAAGTTCTCATCCGCTCCCAATTGCACTTGCTGTCTTACAACGGACTCTGCGTTCTGGCTGCTTTCCAGTTCCTCAGACACATGTTCTCCTCACTTCTGCTTGGTTGGATCACCGTTGTCTCTCTCATTCTGTAGCTAATGTTTTGCTTGAGATGCAATCAATTGGATATCATCCTGACTGTGGGACTTGTAATTATCTACTATCGTCTCTTTGTGCAGTTGGTCAATTGGCAGAGGCAGTTAAAGTCTTGAATGGCATGGGTGGAGCAGGATGTATTCCCGATTTTAATAGTTATGGCATTGTAATTGGTGCAATAAGCAGAGCCAGAAAGACTGCTGAGGCAGTGGACTTGATGAAGCAAATGGTTGTGAAATATGGGTTGACTCCAGGACAGGGAACACTAGTGAAATTGTTTGCAGCATTGCGGGCAAACAGGGAGATATGGAAAGCTGTTGAGATTATTGAGTTACTGGAGAAAGAGGGTCACTCTGTTGGGTTCGAGAGTTATGAGGCAGTCATTGAAGGGTGCTTGGAGAAACATGAGTATGTTTTAGCTGGAAAGGTTGCAATGGGAATGACAGAAAGAGGTTTTATACCATATATCAAGGCCAGGCAGAAAATAATTGAAGGCCTAGCTAGCATAGGAGAGTGGAAGATAGCTTGTGCTGTGAGACAAAGATTCACATCACTAAAATCTTAG
- the LOC107610510 gene encoding sodium/calcium exchanger NCL-like — MNIYKGEEIQSSFQVTSILKTMRHKFSFIYLVIFLLILPHSNYGRPITKEAPLLMVSDGIHDHSSEPSLIYVNKLGSSDTCTEAYGFLPCTNNALGNVFLMLVYGYFMFLAAKSLSAGSEILLQILGPGIIGGLFLPLLSSLPDATIILASTLSGNKETAQSQVSVGMGLLAGSTVMLLTILWGSCLIVGRCDLENSVAIDQKDTKGFDLAGSGASTDIWTSYAAMLMIISCIPLVIVQLPQIFHGATPSRAAILFSLIVSICLLVVYTIYQVCQPRIQRRRLAYAKYKNIMSGFLEQLKTQTRGRFLKDNGEPHIEVIQKLFDSLKNSEGYITAKDLRALIIGMHFEEEDMDIDEAVASIMLDFDKSHDSRIDMEEFVRGITRWLSKATRSATHDNDHSPTTPKILNDFHQRMKAEQDVWSDHSDEAVESVKNPRWNTFKAVLMLLLGTAVAGVFADPLVDSVDNFSAATSIPSFFVSFIILPFASSSEIVSALIFASRKKIRTASLTYSEIYGSVTMSNLLSLSVFLGLVYIQNLTWSFSAEVLIILIVCITMGLVASFHTTLPLWLCFPAFALYPFSLLFVYILNYVVGIP; from the exons ATGAATATATATAAAGGAGAAGAAATACAAAGTTCCTTTCAAGTTACAAGTATTCTAAAGACCATGAGACACAAGTTTTCATTCATTTACCTTGTCATATTCTTGCTCATATTACCACATTCTAATTATGGTAGACCTATCACAAAAGAGGCACCTCTATTGATGGTTTCTGATGGAATCCATGATCATAGTAGTGAGCCTTCTCTTATTTATGTGAACAAGCTAGGTTCTTCAGATACATGCACAGAAGCTTATGGATTTTTGCCCTGTACAAATAATGCTCTAGGTAATGTGTTCCTCATGTTGGTGTATGGCTACTTTATGTTCTTGGCAGCAAAGTCATTATCAGCTGGCAGTGAGATTTTGCTTCAAATTCTTGGACCTGGCATCATTGGTGGACTATTCCTCCCTCTCTTGAGTTCTCTTCCTGATGCAACCATCATTCTTG CATCTACATTATCTGGGAACAAAGAAACAGCTCAAAGTCAGGTCTCTGTGGGAATGGGACTACTTGCTGGATCAACTGTAATGCTTCTAACTATTCTATGGGGTTCCTGTCTTATAGTTGGAAGGTGTGACCTTGAAAATTCAgtagcaattgatcaaaaggatACAAAAGGCTTTGACTTAGCTG GATCTGGTGCAAGCACTGATATTTGGACAAGCTATGCTGCAATGTTGATGATAATATCTTGCATTCCACTTGTTATTGTGCAATTACCCCAAATTTTTCATGGAGCTACTCCAAGTCGCGCAGCCATTCTATTTTCGCTCATTGTCTCCATTTGTTTATTGGTTGTCTATACCATTTATCAG GTTTGTCAGCCAAGGATTCAGAGGAGAAGACTTGCATATGCCAAGTACAAGAACATAATGTCAGGATTTCTAGAACAATTGAAAACACAAACAAGAGGCCGTTTCCTCAAAGACAATGGTGAACCTCACATTGAGGTTATACAAAA GTTGTTTGACTCACTCAAGAATTCTGAAGGGTACATAACAGCCAAAGATTTAAGAGCTTTAATCATAGGAATGCACTTTGAGGAGGAAGATATGGACATTGATGAAGCTGTTGCAAGCATCATGTTGGATTTTGACAAGTCACATGACTCTAGAATTGACATGGAAGAGTTTGTGAGAGGAATAACAAGATGGCTTAGCAAAGCTACGCGATCCGCCACACACGACAATGATCACAGTCCCACAACACCTAAGATTCTAAATGATTTCCATCAG AGGATGAAAGCAGAACAAGATGTATGGAGTGATCACAGTGATGAGGCTGTGGAGAGTGTAAAGAATCCAAGATGGAATACTTTCAAAGCAGTGTTGATGTTGCTTCTAGGAACTGCTGTGGCTGGTGTATTTGCTGATCCTCTTGTTGATTCAGTGGACAACTTCTCAGCAGCCACTAGTATCCCTTCTTTCTTTGTTTCCTTCATCATCCTTCCTTTCGCCAGCTCCAGCGAAATTGTGTCGGCTCTTATTTTCGCCAGCCGGAAGAAGATCAGAACCGCCTCACTCACATATTCTGAG ATATATGGATCAGTGACAATGAGCAATCTCCTTTCATTATCAGTTTTCTTGGGTTTGGTTTACATTCAAAACCTGACATGGAGTTTCTCAGCTGAGGTTTTGATCATTCTCATTGTGTGCATAACAATGGGACTTGTTGCAAGCTTTCACACTACCTTGCCTCTATGGCTATGCTTCCCTGCCTTTGCACTTTATCCATTCTCTCTGCTTTTCGTCTATATTCTTAATTATGTTGTTGGAATACCTTAA
- the LOC107613983 gene encoding pentatricopeptide repeat-containing protein At1g06270 isoform X1 yields MTMTQDLFGCPPSVCQKSSTNRGKQRCFIINFHLFDSNYLLFLTNFKQDSCFLSHKVPWEYINSPRMVFAATMHRFLLPFHPLLNQCHLVRSVSSLQKLEKDIRAEVEAKNYVKIPDLLIPLESCHSSKNNPFSFFSSFSQNMQVQVIDEMLQSFIPLRPRSKPKIALSFLLTYTLQSSHPLPIALAVLQRTLRSGCFPVPQTHVLLTSAWLDHRCLSHSVANVLLEMQSIGYHPDCGTCNYLLSSLCAVGQLAEAVKVLNGMGGAGCIPDFNSYGIVIGAISRARKTAEAVDLMKQMVVKYGLTPGQGTLVKLFAALRANREIWKAVEIIELLEKEGHSVGFESYEAVIEGCLEKHEYVLAGKVAMGMTERGFIPYIKARQKIIEGLASIGEWKIACAVRQRFTSLKS; encoded by the coding sequence ATGACCATGACTCAAGATCTATTTGgctgcccaccaagtgtttgccAAAAGTCCTCCACGAACAGAGGAAAACAAAGGTGCTTTATTATTAACTTCCATCTATTTGACTCAAATTATCTCCTTTTTTTGACTAACTTCAAACAGGATTCATGTTTCTTGAGTCACAAGGTGCCTTGGGAGTATATTAATTCACCAAGAATGGTGTTTGCAGCTACAATGCATAGGTTTCTTTTACCTTTCCACCCTCTTTTGAACCAGTGCCATTTGGTACGTTCGGTGTCATCACTGCAAAAGCTTGAGAAGGATATTAGAGCTGAAGTGGAAGCCAAAAACTATGTTAAAATCCCTGACCTTCTCATTCCCTTAGAGTCCTGTCATAGTTCAAAGAAtaatcctttttctttcttttcttcattttcccAGAACATGCAAGTGCAAGTTATTGATGAAATGTTGCAATCTTTTATACCTCTCAGACCTCGCTCTAAGCCTAAGATAGCCCTTTCCTTCTTGCTAACTTACACCCTCCAAAGTTCTCATCCGCTCCCAATTGCACTTGCTGTCTTACAACGGACTCTGCGTTCTGGCTGCTTTCCAGTTCCTCAGACACATGTTCTCCTCACTTCTGCTTGGTTGGATCACCGTTGTCTCTCTCATTCTGTAGCTAATGTTTTGCTTGAGATGCAATCAATTGGATATCATCCTGACTGTGGGACTTGTAATTATCTACTATCGTCTCTTTGTGCAGTTGGTCAATTGGCAGAGGCAGTTAAAGTCTTGAATGGCATGGGTGGAGCAGGATGTATTCCCGATTTTAATAGTTATGGCATTGTAATTGGTGCAATAAGCAGAGCCAGAAAGACTGCTGAGGCAGTGGACTTGATGAAGCAAATGGTTGTGAAATATGGGTTGACTCCAGGACAGGGAACACTAGTGAAATTGTTTGCAGCATTGCGGGCAAACAGGGAGATATGGAAAGCTGTTGAGATTATTGAGTTACTGGAGAAAGAGGGTCACTCTGTTGGGTTCGAGAGTTATGAGGCAGTCATTGAAGGGTGCTTGGAGAAACATGAGTATGTTTTAGCTGGAAAGGTTGCAATGGGAATGACAGAAAGAGGTTTTATACCATATATCAAGGCCAGGCAGAAAATAATTGAAGGCCTAGCTAGCATAGGAGAGTGGAAGATAGCTTGTGCTGTGAGACAAAGATTCACATCACTAAAATCTTAG